The Cydia splendana chromosome Z, ilCydSple1.2, whole genome shotgun sequence genome window below encodes:
- the LOC134803941 gene encoding uncharacterized protein LOC134803941, translating to MESPPSFSTHSEVPPLSEDSGLLITSGSFSSDSASGWHHVTSELQESDFDEKSLSLCESTETSERMCGDFFNTVKKGPGKVLLTTIDPPPEFQDNPVPLNIVEVATLFVPPTVVYNNDSVKSKSSVLEIPMTTRHLSPLYAKKLKPESLYERRQCLNHRFASPRLLHLSPCRGARPSSRNSLTSRLSSSHNSLITQFQDDSSFITQAISHDTLSANTCDITDMYNVPFDSDIYAVPVDMVRPGQSNMRKGKKPPRTNKKRGKTASQNLTTNHVQTDRNHKPKETTNRHKDSKNKRHSLPSSSCRKNISDSEADSLHLTLREMRKYLHTLYSSSSDSECRNTLNKKNNITNVEIHVRPSKDAKTNKDNEICSALETNNNHKKSHKNSFGMNIKNKKHKEVPKDDTADKSVKTPRQSQKKMSPVRILSLNLKQSFCNLFRWRRAGGLERERGEEVVVEPPAAVRRALPPLPSAPHSSRREGDDAVMDFATSIQRVKDYGWYWGPISVEAAEKILSNEPDGSFIVRDSSDDHYIFTLTFKLNGMRHVRIEHDQGNFCFGGCTMFKAQTIVEFIENAVETSRSGRYLFFLNLRPVLGPVRVQLLYPVSRFKRVQSLQHMCRFVILKYVRRDLISSLPLPRRLLDYLNATHYYSELLAEI from the exons TTACAAGAGAGTGACTTTGATGAGAAATCTCTGTCACTATGCGAGTCGACGGAGACATCGGAGCGAATGTGTGGCGATTTTTTTAACACTGTCAAGAAAGGCCCTGGAAAAGTATTATTAACGACTATTGACCCACCGCCTGAATTTCAG GATAACCCAGTGCCCCTTAATATTGTGGAAGTCGCAACTTTATTTGTACCTCCAACCGTTGTGTATAACAATGACTCTGTAAAGTCGAAATCATCGGTTCTTGAAATTCCTATGACAACGAGACATTTGTCTCCATTATACGCGAAGAAATTGAAACCGGAATCTTTGTACGAGCGGCGGCAGTGCCTGAACCACCGGTTCGCGAGCCCGCGGCTGCTGCACCTGAGCCCGTGCCGCGGCGCGCGCCCCTCCTCGCGGAACTCCCTCACCTCCCGTCTCTCCAGCAGTCATAACTCCCTCATCACACAGTTCCAGGACGATTCCAGCTTCATCACCCAAGCCATCTCTCACGACACGCTCTCCGCCAACACCTGCGACATCACTGACATGTACAATGTGCCCTTCGACAGCGACATCTATGCTGTCCCCGTCGACATGGTTCGCCCCGGTCAAAGCAATATGAGAAAAGGCAAAAAACCACCCAGGACCAACAAGAAACGCGGCAAAACCGCATCCCAAAATTTGACTACGAATCACGTGCAGACCGACAGAAATCACAAGCCAAAGGAAACGACGAACCGACATAAAGATTCCAAAAATAAAAGGCACAGCTTGCCAAGTTCGTCTTGTAGGAAGAACATATCTGACTCAGAGGCGGACTCGCTCCACCTGACGTTGCGCGAAATGCGTAAATATTTGCACACTCTGTACTCTAGCTCGAGCGACTCCGAGTGCCGGAACACGCTGAACAAGAAGAATAATATAACGAACGTGGAGATACACGTGCGGCCATCGAAAGACGCCAAGACTAATAAGGATAATGAGATATGCAGTGCGTTAGAAACGAATAACAATCATAAAAAGTCTCATAAAAACTCTTTTGGTATGAATATTAAGAATAAGAAGCATAAAGAGGTTCCTAAGGACGATACGGCCGATAAGAGTGTTAAGACGCCGCGTCAGAGTCAAAAGAAGATGTCGCCGGTGCGGATTTTATCGTTGAACTTGAAGCAGAGTTTTTGTAATCTGTTTCGGTGGCGGCGGGCGGGGGGGTTGGAGCGGGAGCGGGGGGAGGAGGTGGTGGTCGAGCCGCCGGCGGCGGTGCGGCGCGCGCTGCCGCCGCTGCCGTCCGCGCCGCACTCCTCACGCCGAGAGGGAGACGACGCCGTCATGGACTTCGCTACCTCCATACAGAGGGTCAAAGAC TATGGCTGGTATTGGGGTCCTATATCGGTGGAGGCGGCCGAGAAGATCCTCTCTAACGAGCCGGACGGGTCGTTCATAGTGCGCGACAGTAGCGACGACCATTACATATTCACATTAACTTTTAAGCTAAATGGAATGAGACATGTAAGGATTGAACATGATCAGG GTAATTTCTGTTTCGGCGGATGCACAATGTTCAAAGCGCAGACAATAGTGGAGTTCATAGAGAACGCGGTGGAGACGTCGCGCAGCGGACGCTACCTGTTCTTCCTGAACCTGCGGCCCGTGCTCGGGCCCGTGCGCGTGCAGCTGCTGTACCCCGTCTCGCGGTTCAAGCGCGTGCAGAGCCTGCAGCACATGTgcag GTTTGTGATATTAAAATACGTAAGACGGGACCTGATAAGCAGCCTGCCGTTGCCGAGACGTCTCCTGGACTACCTAAACGCCACGCACTACTACTCTGAACTCCTTGCCGAAATATAG